A single window of Nasonia vitripennis strain AsymCx chromosome 4, Nvit_psr_1.1, whole genome shotgun sequence DNA harbors:
- the LOC100116291 gene encoding uncharacterized protein LOC100116291 isoform X3 — protein MASMCGSSKSHPALTTSSFYRPGAYPYQNDYYLPPRSAWSRVPPHTSKSNRGSSTWKVGSAMLIVIAMLVLVAVLAIAGLALWMGALRADTKNAVVGFVGNFRITRGEKYNPMLKLNTSMVFREKEQKYKNIFELLFRRSVLGPSYRQAIIDKFENNTLKVFFRLYLDRRKIPRSITNVEDTVEDIIAKETYSVNSLFKDMELDLTSITVKRLNPEGAANPKPAPSQQRNTMITKNGILRPNRNISLITTHPKTNHNVKSKPEPIDVSDPESEIDFSNIPTIKGTYTAINLNATGSRRDEVVVPSSTTTTTTTTTTSTTTTTAAPSSSSSTTTSEATTTVKVRTTTLSSSGSIETGFHEFKEPDLETSPWRPIIPPYLNSDHKLGPGVVTTAAPSVVTQKDKKDDGQSAVDKLAEIKKIVVDTLPATNTLVPPLLIALDDEDSVFPHDRVVPQEMVNFRVNGKFKNKPPASSAVSPIYEESTENGKPKIEVSGQLPPDTYDLRLKASPNGQPIPPVQLPGVFKTDDEIKYTSVEPNFPGFDEEDEQPTILTGIGVAEPVLDTELDLESRNRYSEIMADEPNEKLKSPLDNLKPHQPQQNQPVYTSYKTPDLMGGSKPPLVRVPGTLKPFSHTIPVDKISPAMDDVPAPPMDFMDPPMKIEKPTRGQKPIPNLERIVEIETFVKDVTEPPANNSNSTSNSDSTTVETLIDDEKVLKMTTTEVMSEFLHPEFNNGEKLVVGDEGSGFPSRNTTFVKVDMIKHVPGVLANTSEDSVQMRNLTSEDSSQPTTTTQQTTKNVYNDTLKANVVIDLVTLAPVKSNTGVGRPIRPRPKRPQPPVESKNRTAAPVLPVASISTVNTSEDTVLLERLFGLQSADSDSKRESPEQQQRDFAKDPLPETIEQIVEVVTSISTKVSSSVKDDQMILKLVITNSTAEPDHTPPNKISTVTTTSTVTPNSDRKIATAQDNQFLVDNLRKFASVRTGNEPATKKPKTESAPPPSPMPTRYKPDNLVDLEKLKQIADVVARGNKTVTVPKETTVNFALSRDGVPVMTKTLTKAEERNDKMISTTEENQTSQAQICHGFQCGDGKCLPIKGRCNMLSECANSEDEANCTCADFLKVQLLHKKICDGTVDCWDYSDEADCDWCRDGQFVCGNSRFCVDQSSICDGIRDCPYGEDEKKCAALIDDDLQLEDSSKPSAQVYREFFTSGNEDIFEDIDRKDDNVEENHTTEEVLEEELPEGNLRDVVSGREISSSKTRGNNNLVGSIRADVKTEGPFAKYSNRLEVNNFNDRGFLNVRKNGQWGKLCLSDADSLLQRRQLSWTIEDLGRAVCKAITYQDFDKVEKVQEDSPSLDKTYYSLSLNDNKSTDRTSLTLKKTKCQNGQVLKVKCKNFECGIRTQVPSQARIVGGGSSSAGSWPWQVALYKEGDYQCGGVIVSDRWIVSAAHCFYRAQDEYWVARIGATRRGNFASPYEQVIRLDYIILHPDYVDISFVNDIALLRLEKPLTFSDYVRPVCLPTSEPKIGTTCTVTGWGQLFEIGRLFPDTLQEVELPIIPMEECRKETFFISFNTSGMLCAGVQEGGKDACLGDSGGPLVCSESDNKYTLNGITSNGHGCGRKGRPGVYTKVHYYLDWIERVTSRTDIPSTVTSCKGHRCPLGECLPKSRLCNGFLECSDGSDERNCPRTR, from the exons AATGACTACTACCTGCCACCGAGATCGGCCTGGTCGAGAGTACCACCGCACACATCAAAGTCGAATCGAGGCAGCTCGACATGGAAGGTCGGAAGCGCCATGTTAATTGTAATCGCGATGCTCGTATTAGTCGCCGTGCTCGCCATCGCTGGACTGGCTCTTTGGATGGGAG CTCTCAGGGCAGATACGAAGAATG CAGTCGTAGGCTTTGTCGGTAACTTTAGAAtaacgagaggagaaaaatacAATCCTATGTTGAAATTGAACACGAGTATGGTTTTTCGTGAAAAAGaacaaaagtacaaaaatatc TTTGAGCTGCTGTTTAGGAGAAGCGTCTTAGGTCCTTCGTATAGGCAGGCGATCATAGACAAATTCGAGAACAACACATTAAAGGTATTCTTCAGGCTGTACTTGGACAGAAGGAAGATCCCAAGGTCCATCACAAACGTAGAGGACACGGTAGAGGATATTATAGCGAAAGAGACTTACTCCGTGAATTCCTTGTTCAAAGACATGGAACTCGATCTTACGAGTATTACAGTCAAAA GACTAAACCCAGAAGGCGCTGCAAACCCGAAACCAGCTCCATCCCAACAGCGCAACACGATGATAACGAAAAATGGTATCCTTCGTCCGAATCGCAACATCTCCCTGATAACAACTCACCCTAAAACCAACCACAATGTCAAATCTAAACCGGAGCCGATCGATGTTAGTGATCCTGAATCGGAAATCGACTTCAGCAACATCCCAACGATCAAAGGCACCTACACAGCGATCAATCTCAACGCTACCGGCTCCAGAAGGGATGAGGTAGTCGTCCCTAGTAGCACCACAACGACAACCACTACCACAACCACGTCTACTACCACCACGACAGCTGCGCCTAGTAGTAGCAGTAGTACGACCACGAGTGAGGCTACGACAACTGTCAAGGTTAGAACGACGACCTTAAGCAGTAGTGGAAGTATCGAGACGGGTTTTCACGAGTTCAAGGAGCCGGACTTGGAGACCTCGCCCTGGAGACCTATTATACCGCCGTACCTGAACAGTGACCACAAGCTCGGACCTGGTGTCGTCACAACTGCCGCACCATCCGTGGTCACGCAGAAAGATAAGAAAGACGACGGTCAGTCTGCGGTTGACAAATTAG CTGAAATTAAGAAAATCGTAGTGGATACCTTACCAGCCACAAACACGTTGGTTCCACCATTACTGATCGCCCTCGACGACGAGGACAGCGTTTTTCCACACGACCGTGTTGTTCCCCAGGAGATGGTTAATTTCAGGGTCAACGGCAAGTTCAAAAATAAGCCTCCAGCCAGTTCCGCTGTTTCTCCTATCTACGAAGAAAGCACTGAAAATGGCAAACCCAAGATCGAAGTGTCTGGTCAGTTACCGCCTGATACCTACGACTTGAGACTTAAGGCTTCTCCAAACGGTCAACCGATTCCGCCGGTGCAGCTTCCGGGTGTGTTCAAGACTGATGATGAAATAAAGTACACAAGTGTAGAGCCAAATTTCCCTGGATTCGATGAAGAGGACGAACAGCCGACTATTTTGACGGGTATTGGTGTAGCTGAACCAGTTCTTGATACCGAATTAG atCTAGAGAGTCGAAATAGATACAGTGAAATAATGGCAGACGAACCTAATGAAAAGCTCAAGTCTCCCCTGGACAATCTGAAGCCACACCAGCCTCAACAGAACCAACCGGTCTACACGAGCTACAAGACTCCTGACCTGATGGGCGGTTCGAAACCACCTCTAGTCCGAGTCCCAGGAACTCTCAAGCCTTTCAGCCATACTATCCCAGTCGACAAGATTAGTCCAGCAATGGACGACGTTCCGGCTCCTCCTATGGATTTTATGGATCCTCCAATGAAGATCGAGAAACCGACGAGAGGACAAAAACCCATACCCAACCTAGAGAGGATTGTCGAGATCGAGACATTTGTCAAGGACGTGACCGAACCACCTGCAAATAATAGCAATTCGACGTCAAATTCAGATTCCACTACCGTGGAAACTCTGATTGACGACGAGAAGGTGCTCAAGATGACAACTACAGAAGTCATGTCTGAGTTCCTTCATCCGGAATTCAACAACGGAGAGAAGCTGGTTGTGGGCGACGAAGGATCAGGTTTTCCTTCAAGGAACACGACATTCGTCAAGGTGGACATGATAAAGCACGTACCTGGAGTTTTAGCGAACACCAGCGAAGATTCGGTGCAGATGAGGAATCTGACGAGCGAAGATTCTAGTCAGCCAACTACGACAACGCAACAGACGACGAAGAACGTCTACAACGATACGTTGAAGGCTAACGTTGTGATAGACCTGGTAACTCTCGCACCTGTCAAGAGCAATACAG GCGTAGGGCGACCGATAAGACCTCGACCGAAGCGACCTCAGCCTCCCGTCGAATCGAAAAATAGGACCGCGGCACCTGTGCTACCTGTTGCATCTATATCTACGGTGAATACCTCAGAGGATACCGTCCTTCTAGAGAGGCTCTTTGGACTTCAAAGTGCCGATAGTGACTCTAAACGAGAGTCTCCTGAACAACAGCAACGCGATTTTGCTAAAGACCCATTACCCGAGACTATCGAGCAGATCGTAGAGGTCGTTACATCCATCAGTACGAAAGTGTCGTCGAGTGTCAAGGATGACCAGATGATTCTCAAACTGG TAATTACCAATTCAACAGCAGAACCAGACCACACTCCTCCCAACAAAATCTCAACTGTTACCACGACATCCACCGTAACTCCGAACTCTGACCGTAAAATTGCAACAGCCCAGGATAATCAATTTTTAGTCGACAACCTCCGAAAGTTCGCTTCAGTTAGAACAGGAAACGAACCAGCCACCAAGAAGCCAAAGACCGAATCTGCTCCACCACCATCTCCTATGCCAACGAGGTACAAACCTGACAATCTGGTCGACCTGGAGAAGCTCAAGCAGATCGCCGACGTGGTGGCAAGGGGGAACAAGACGGTTACAGTTCCCAAGGAGACAACAGTCAACTTTGCACTGAGTCGCGATGGTGTGCCCGTCATGACTAAGACGTTGACCAAGGCTGAGGAGAGGAACGATAAGATGATATCTACAACTGAAGAGAATCAAACTAGTCAAGCCC aAATTTGTCACGGCTTCCAATGCGGCGACGGCAAGTGCCTGCCCATTAAAGGGCGCTGCAACATGTTGAGTGAATGCGCCAACTCAGAGGATGAAGCCAATTGCACTTGTGCCGATTTCCTCAAAGTTCAGCTTCTTCACAAGAAGATTTGCGATGGCACTGTCGATTGCTGGGACTATTCTGATGAAGCTGACTGCG ACTGGTGCAGAGATGGTCAATTTGTCTGTGGCAACAGCAGGTTCTGCGTGGACCAGTCGAGCATCTGTGATGGCATTCGAGACTGCCCTTACGGCGAAGACGAGAAGAAGTGCGCTGCTCTGATCGATGACGACCTACAACTGGAAGACTCAAGCAAACCGTCCGCCCAAGTCTACCGCGAGTTCTTCACTTCCGGCAACGAAGATATCTTTGAGGACATTGATCGGAAAGACGATAACGTCGAGGAGAACCATACTACCGAAGAAGTTCTCGAGGAGGAGTTGCCAGAAGGAAATCTGAGGGATGTGGTTTCTGGTAGAGAGATATCCTCTTCGAAGACCAGGGGTAACAACAACCTGGTTGGCTCGATCAGAGCTGACGTAAAGACCGAGGGACCGTTTGCGAAGTACAGCAACAGGCTGGAGGTGAATAACTTCAACGATAGAGGATTTTTGAATGTGAGAAAAAACGGACAGTGGGGAAAGCTGTGTCTCAGCGATGCCGACAGTTTGCTACAGCGCAGACAACTGTCCTGGACAATCGAGGATCTTGGCAGGGCTGTTTGCAAGGCCATCACTTATCA GGACTTTGATAAAGTTGAGAAGGTACAAGAAGACAGTCCGTCTCTCGACAAAACATATTACAGTCTCTCATTGAATGACAACAAATCAACTGACAGAACGAGTCTAACGTTGAAGAAAACTAAGTGCCAAAACGGTCAGGTTCTCAAGGTCAAGTGCAAGAACTTCGAGTGCGGCATCAGGACTCAAGTGCCATCTCAAGCGAG AATCGTCGGAGGTGGCAGTTCGTCAGCTGGCAGTTGGCCTTGGCAAGTAGCGCTTTACAAAGAAGGCGACTACCAATGCGGAGGAGTCATCGTTAGTGACAGGTGGATCGTGTCTGCAGCCCACTGCTTTTATCG agCTCAAGACGAGTACTGGGTGGCACGAATAGGAGCAACGCGTCGAGGCAATTTTGCAAGTCCATACGAGCAGGTGATTAGGCTGGACTACATAATCCTTCATCCGGATTACGTGGATATCAGCTTCGTCAACGACATCGCGTTGTTGAGGCTAGAAAAGCCGTTGACTTTCAGTGACTACGTCCGGCCAGTCTGTCTGCCCACCTCTGAGCCCAAGATTGGGACGACCTGTACCGTTACCGGTTGGGGTCAGCTTTTTGAGATTGGAAGGCTATTCC CTGACACGCTTCAGGAAGTTGAACTGCCAATAATACCGATGGAGGAGTGTCGCAAAGAGACGTTTTTCATCTCGTTCAACACCTCTGGAATGCTTTGTGCCGGTGTCCAAGAGGGTGGAAAAGACGCCTGTCTCGGCGACAGTGGTGGTCCGCTTGTCTGCTCCGAATCCGATAATAAATACACCCTCAATG GTATAACGTCGAACGGACACGGTTGTGGCAGGAAAGGTCGACCGGGTGTCTACACAAAGGTGCATTACTATCTGGACTGGATCGAGAGAGTAACGTCACGCACCGACATACCCTCGACAGTTACCAGCTGCAAAGGCCATCGATGTCCGCTCGGAGAGTGTCTTCCCAAATCACGACTCTGCAACGGGTTTCTTGAGTGCAGCGACGGCAGCGACGAGCGAAACTGTCCTCGAACTCgatga